The following are from one region of the Salvia hispanica cultivar TCC Black 2014 chromosome 1, UniMelb_Shisp_WGS_1.0, whole genome shotgun sequence genome:
- the LOC125198300 gene encoding disease resistance protein RPP13-like, translating to MAEAVILSLIQMLEKYCVEEPELVEWATKDMREILDIMKDTKFVEGRRLSFLVSDLVHMAHKALDVVLDIENTYFWMNYIESWIGEIKMRMLKLGVDGPEIEPNSESVDEDHVVVGLDKDIEMVIRTMIFYSDEQPSVVVIKGMSGIGKTTLAREIYNHAVVIKRFQYRAWVCVSNVLTIKEIVIKLLLHVVVDGENLHTLEEMDNQSLLDMLRQRLQGLPYLIVLDDLPKEIYLESLLSAIESQGCGESKLVFTSHMTHDSVKINCIVHKMEPLDFNMSWQLFYETINGGNKLRSEQKFPKELEYQGKQMLRKCGGLPLAIKEVANQLAQKKASIGSEWEQLLASVDLGSTLELLEPYYQKLDPELLPCFMYMALFKENTTLRANKLSQIWKVEGRGIYDSDSYLYGLVDESVIDEVNDKSTRQRREYVLRSLEVLDSAEIHAIV from the exons ATGGCGGAGGCAGTAATTTTATCGTTGATACAAATGCTTGAAAAATATTGTGTGGAAGAACCAGAGCTTGTGGAATGGGCAACTAAAGACATGAGAGAGATTCTGGATATAATGAAAGATACGAAATTTGTAGAAGGAAGAAGGCTCAGCTTTTTGGTATCTGATTTGGTCCACATGGCTCACAAGGCACTTGATGTGGTACTTGACATAGAAAACACCTATTTCTGGATGAATTATATCGAAAGTTGGATTGGAGAGATCAAAATGCGGATGCTTAAACTGGGAGTTGATGGGCCGGAAATAGAGCCCAACTCAGAAAGTGTTGATGAAGATCATGTCGTGGTCGGCTTGGATAAAGACATAGAAATGGTGATCCGCACGATGATTTTTTATTCGGACGAACAACCTTCAGTGGTTGTTATCAAAGGCATGTCTGGTATCGGAAAGACGACTCTGGCTAGAGAAATATACAACCATGCAGTCGTCATTAAGCGATTCCAGTATCGTGCTTGGGTGTGTGTTTCTAATGTCTTAACAATTAAAGAGATAGTCATCAAACTACTTCTGCATGTAGTAGTAGATGGTGAAAATCTTCATACATTGGAAGAAATGGACAACCAAAGCCTCCTAGATATGCTTCGCCAGCGCCTGCAAGGATTGCCATATTTGATAGTTCTTGACGACCTGCCCAAAGAAATATACTTAGAATCTCTTTTGTCAGCTATTGAATCACAAG GATGTGGCGAAAGTAAATTGGTGTTCACTAGTCACATGACGCATGACTCTGTAAAAATCAACTGTATTGTTCATAAGATGGAACCTTTGGATTTTAATATGAGCTGGCAATTGTTTTATGAAACAATAAACGGTGGGAATAAATTGAGGAGTGAGCAGAAATTCCCTAAGGAGTTGGAGTACCAAGGAAAACAAATGTTGAGAAAATGTGGCGGTCTGCCATTAGCTATTAAAGAGGTTGCAAATCAGCTAGCTCAAAAGAAAGCCTCTATTGGGAGTGAATGGGAACAACTTCTTGCATCTGTTGATTTAGGTTCAACATTGGAGTTATTGGAACCGTATTATCAAAAATTAGACCCAGAATTGCTGCCATGTTTCATGTATATGGCCTTGTTTAAGGAAAATACAACTTTGAGGGCGAATAAGTTGTCGCAGATTTGGAAAGTGGAAGGCCGAGGAATTTATGATAGtgattcatatttatatggtTTAGTTGATGAATCTGTTATTGATGAAGTCAACGACAAGAGCACACG GCAGAGGAGGGAATACGTTTTGAGATCCTTGGAAGTTCTCGACTCAGCAGAAATCCACGCCATCGTGTGA
- the LOC125216346 gene encoding probable disease resistance RPP8-like protein 2, with amino-acid sequence MINILFLYSSMEVPDIIWELGSLRHVYMSDVISKKPFKIDVLQELLTLTSVSIDDDELLGLKTSFPLQKLGVHDLDGNTDVSKLFGLLSNLKYFRHLTLRGHSFRSMPCLDELGIIENLRTVKLDGRLDRLPKSFPPQMSSLTLANSCLDEDPMPLLGKLRGLYDLKLRNAYTGQQMGIRESGLEVLKVLCIENLLNLRNLQIGKGALLSLRKLEIHNCPYLDTLPEEVRSMHRPK; translated from the exons ATGATAAATATCTTGTTTCTCTATTCTTCCATGGAG GTACCAGATATTATATGGGAATTGGGTAGCCTTCGCCACGTCTACATGTCTGATGTTATTTCCAAGAAGCCTTTCAAGATAGATGTGCTACAGGAGCTGCTGACGTTAACCTCAGTCTcaattgatgatgatgagctCTTAGGCTTGAAAACGTCTTTTCCGCTGCAGAAATTGGGTGTACATGACTTGGATGGAAACACAGATGTAAGCAAGCTCTTTGGGTTATTGTCcaacttaaaatattttcgCCACCTAACCTTAAGAGGGCACAGTTTTAGAAGCATGCCTTGTTTGGATGAGCTTGGTATTATAGAGAATCTCAGAACAGTCAAATTGGATGGACGCCTTGATAGGTTGCCAAAGAGTTTCCCTCCCCAGATGTCTTCCTTGACGTTGGCTAATAGTTGTCTTGATGAAGATCCCATGCCACTACTAGGGAAGCTACGTGGGTTATACGACCTCAAATTGCGGAATGCATACACAGGTCAACAAATGGGTATTCGTGAATCTGGGTTGGAAGTTCTTAAAGTCTTATGCATCGAAAATTTATTGAATCTGAGGAATCTACAAATTGGAAAAGGTGCACTACTATCTCTTAGGAAATTAGAAATCCACAATTGTCCATATCTGGACACCCTCCCTGAAGAGGTTCGGTCAATGCATCGTCCGAAATAA